The genomic DNA AGTTTAACAACGAGTTTAACAACGTTACCTACCACAGTACATCGTTGCCATTACACTCAGGCCAGGTCCATCAAAGTGAGATTCTTGCGCAGGCTCACTAACAACAGAAATATAGGGAAACTTaacatacagtactagtcaaagatgggacacaccttctcattcaaggtgttttctttattttttactattttctacattgtaaaataatagtggagacatcaaaactatgaaataacacatggaatcatgcagtaaccaaaaaagggttcaacaaatcaaagtatattttagattcttcaatgtagccacccattgccttgatgacagctttgcacactcttgtccttatctcaaccagcttcatgtggaatgcttttccaaccgtctttaAGGAGTTCCCACGTGCTGAGAAGTTATATATGTGAAGAATGTAAAATGCTATTTGATTGAACTTTtctggtaactacatgattccatatctgttatttcatagttttgatgtcttcacgattcttctacaatatagaaaatagtaaaaattaatgagtaggtgtttccaaacttttggctggtacaGTGTATGTATGTACATATCTCCCAGTCACTTTCATTGCGATGTGCACATGCTATAGCTATAAAGTGTGTATACAGTGGGGAAAaaatagtatttagtcagccaacaattgtgcaagttctcccacttaaaaagatgagaggcctgtaattttcatcataggtacacttcaactatgacagacaaaaatgagagagaaaatcctgaaaatcacattgtaggattttaatgaatttatttgcaaattatggtggaaaataaaatgttattattgaccaaatacttatctcaatactttgttatataccctttgttgacaatgacagaggtcaaatgttttctgtaagtcttcacaaggttttcacacactgctggtattttggcccattcctccatgcagatctcctctagagcagtgatgttttggggatgTTTGCTGGgtaacacggactttcaactccctccaaagattttctatggggttgagatctggagactggctaggccactccaggaccttgaaatgttctacgaagccactcctttgttgcctgggcggtgtgttcgggatcattgtcatgctgaaagacccagccacgtttcatcttcaatgcccttgctgatggaaggaggttttcactcaaaatctcacgatacatggccccattcattctttcctttacacggatcattcgtcctggtccctttgcagaaaaacagccccaaagcatgatatttccacccccatgcttcacagtaggtatggtgttctttggacgcaactcagcattctttgtcctccaaacacgacgagttgagtttttactaaaaagttatattttggtttcatctgaccatatgacattctcccaatcttcttctggatcatccaaatgctctctagcaaacttcagacgggcctggacatgtactggcttaagcagggggacacgtctgtcactgcaggatttgagtccctggcgccGTAGTgtttactgatggtaggctttgttactttggtcccagctctctgcaggtcattcactaagtCCCCccctgtggttctgggatttttgctcactgttcttgtgatcattttgacgcctgagatcttgcgtggagccccagatctaggtagattatcagtggtcttgtatgtcttccgtttcctaataattgctcccacagttgatttcttcaaaccaagctgcttacctattgcagattcagtcttcccagcctggtgcaggtctacaattttgtttctggtgtcctttgacagctctttggtcttggccatagtggagtttggagtgtgactatttgaggttgtggacaggtgtcttttatactgataacaagttcaaacgggtgccattaatacaggtagcgaatggaggacagaggagcctcttaaagaagttacaggtctgtgagagccagaattcttgcttgtttgtaggtgaccaaatacttattatccaccataatttgcaaataaattcattaaaaatcatacaatgtgattttctggatttattttattctaattttgtctgtcatatttgaagtgtacctgtgatgaaaattacaggcctctcatatttttaagtgggagaacttgcacaattggtggctgactaaatacttttttgccccactggaTATATATCGATGTAAATAGTTGTACAATTAAAGGTCAAAGTGCATTTCAAACAGCAATAATCTAATGAATTCCTGGCGTGTGAAGTTATACCTAGGATAAATATAAGCCTTACACAACCATAAGACCCACTCATTATTTTATGAAAACAGTTTAACCTCCATTTTTTGGGGGACACActaatcactgatctggctttcaagTCTATGAAAATGCCCTACCCAGGCATAATggatatccactaataataactAACTTCTTGTATTAGGCTATAGAAAATTAACATCAATCTCATCAATCTCTCAAGGCCACGTGCTAGTGAttagccagctaatctttataCTGTATTTCAAGTTTAGCAAACTTCAATCTATTTGCTAACTAACAAGGTTGAACAGTTGATTTGTTATGAACACAATGTTCTGTTTGAAAAAGCATGTTAGCCTGTCCACTTAGGTCAcgatttcaacatctgaacaatcttatttctcagaatgaCGAGTTTCCAATTCGATATATAATTGTGTTTTatgcttattgcacatttataaaacacagaccAGACAGCTAGTTTAAGTCTTTGGCTAAATTGCTGCTAGTGGTACCGCAATGTCCCGAGTGATTCTGGAAAATATATTTCCAGTTTGTCAATGTTCATTGATACTCATgtttcagtaggttctgctcTGCGTGCAATTTGAGTAGTTGAGACATTTCAAAAGGATATCTTTAGAAAAGTCACCTTCTCCCCTGAGACATTATTTTATTCATATGTattggtatttttttttttttgactaaATAGCGAGTTGAAACCACTTGTCAGAGAAAGATGTGATCTCTCAACTTTGTTGGCGTGAGAGACATGGAGGGGCTTAGTGTGTGTTAACAGAGGACGAGGCCGATTTcaatgggcttattttggacctacGTTTTTCAACTGCTTCTCCTGTCTTTGGGACAaggactcccattgttagggcggagacgtgcatctcatcattatatacagatctctggtgtaaatgggaagGTGCACAGAAGGAGCGAAGGAGACGAGACTAAACATACAACATGAGAACAAGCAGACATACATGTTCAGAAAAGTTACTTCATTCTGTTATACAGGCATTTGgaataacaaacaaaaacatatatCAAATGAATTTATTTATTAAAATGTATTTCCCATCCCTAAGACTAGGTATAAGAAAAGAAGAGTAGGTAGGAGCTATGAGATGCCTTCTGGGGCATATATTCCACAGGACAGCAAAGCTCCTTATGTGCTAGGCCCAGAACATGCTACGAGCTTACCTACCCCAAGCTGTGTGAAGGTTGTAGGTCAAGTTAATGTGTGTGACCCAGTTTCTGCTGAGAATAATATCTCCATTATACGCTATTGtaacacggacacacacagaatgtatgcacacatgactgtaagtcgctttggataaaagcgtctgctaaatggcatatatatcaTAGAGGTAGTGTGTGCGCGGGTGAGACTTAGAGGAACTATAATTCAATGTACAAAGACTAGCCTGAATTgaatttctcctctctttctcagaTGAGACATTGTTGACCAACGTCCTGTGTGGTGTTCTGTCTGGAGTCATCTCCTCGTCCATCGCCAACCCAACGGACGTACTGAAGGtaatgagagacacacacacttgtaAACGTTGTCAGTAGTTTCCTGGGTATTAGAAGCCAACAGAGACCGGCAGGGTTGATCTGAACAAAATACAGCGTTTTGGCTCTGTTTCTTTGTCTCAGAGCATAAGCAGTGATCCTCTCTGGGCCTGCCTAATCCAGCTCAGCCTGAATGCTAGGGGTTTTCTACATTAATACGGGATCGGTGTTCCCCCTCCCGCGGGATGGTTGAGttaacataggctaatgtgattagcatgaggttgtaagtaacaaaaaaCATCTtgggacatagacatatctgatatgggtagaaagcttcaattcttgttaatctaacggcAATGTCCAATCTACAGTaggtattacagtgaaataatgccATTCTATTGTTTGAGCAgggtgcacagttatgaacttaaatgtattaattaaccaattaggcacatttgggcagtcttaatacaacattttgaacaatTATCCAATGGTTCATTGGATGAGTCTAAAATTTTGCGCATACActgttgccatctagtggccaaaatctaaattgtgcctgggctggaataatacattttatttcactttttatttaactaggaaagtcagttaagaacaaattcttatttacattgacgacCTACCAAAaagggatgggggctgggattaataatatatatttttaaatataaattataggacaaaacacaccacgacaagagacaacattacatagagacctaagacgacaacacagcatgttagcgacacaacatggtagcagctgcagtagatatctcagatgggggggagtgaggcctaagatgGTTTTATAAATAACCAGTGAGTCTTgcaacaggtatacagagatgaccagttttacagaggagtatagagtgtgGTGATGTGTCCATTAAAGAGCATTTGTGGCAAATCTGATGACTGactggtaaagaacatctagctgctcgaTAGCACCCTTatctgccgatctataaatgtcTTTGGTgttctagcatgggtaggatggtcatctgaatcagggttagtttggcagctggggtgaaagaggagtgattacgatagaggaaaagtctagatttaactttagcctgcagctttgatatggaccaagagaaggacagtgtaccgtctagccatactcccaagtgcAAAtactttctcttgcatttcaaagatgatggtacaaaaaaaaaacttgttttttTACTTTATCTTTTaacagatctaatgtgttattttCTCCTTCATTCATTTaatatttccacaaacttcagtgttttctttcaaacaATATAATTTAAATGTCATTTTAAGCGGAAAATGAAAAAAGGgtcagatccttaagaggttttaatggATTGGAGGGTGTGTGAGGGGGCGAAAGTACTTGTAGTTTCTAAATAAGGTTCCTATATTAATTCTATGGGTACAGGGTTGTGTCTGGGGGGGGAGGTGGGGGTTGAAGTGTGTATGGGAGGGGGGTCACTGAGATATTTCCAGACTCCTGCCCACCAGAAATAGCCATATCATGTGGGCGTATGTGTGTTTTTAGGATTTAATTGGGTTGGCTGAAAgttagaacagtgtgtgtgtgtgtggggggtcgtCGTTGGTCAAGTGCTTAGCTTTATTCACACACTTAAATAACTCTCTGGGTATACACACCACTCAACCATGTATGCAGGCAGGTTTATATTTCCCTTTAAGTTGGATGAGACTGATCTGCATTCAACACATTAACATTGTTATTGTTATCATTTGTTTGGTCTTAAGAGCATTGGCAAGGCTTTAAGTAGGCCAGAATGCAGAACACAGTGGGTCAGAATGCAGATGAGGACAGCTGGTGAACCCTTGGCACCTTAACATCGTGGCTCTACACACACCTCAGCAGTGTTTCCCCCTAAGCTTAACTCTTTGTGGCAGATCGCCGAAGGCCATGTTAAATTGTCATCCAGTGCTGATAACTCTCACTAGTCTCTCCTGTCATCTGCATACTGGTTTTCTGTTAATTTGAGATGACTTTTATCCCAACTGGTTTTCCTTCCTGGTTTTCCTAGATCCGTATGCAGGCTCAGGGAAGTGTGATCCAGGGAAGCATGATGGGAAACTTCATCAACATCTACCAACAGGAAGGAACCAGGGGGCTGTGGAAGGTAGgtgtatggacacacacacacacacacacacacacacacacacacacacacaacccccctcactctctcttgctctcacagGGTGTGTCTCTGACAGCGCAGAGAGCAGCCATTGTAGTGGGGGTGGAGCTTCCTGCCTATGACCTCGCAAAGAAACACCTGATTCTGGATTGTCACATGGGTGACAACATTTACACACACTTCTTGTGAGTGACATCAATGCTCACCCACCACTCTGTTAACTCTCCACAAGAGCGCAACATATGGCTGTGTAAGACTAGGGAACTTCTGACCCTTTCCCTCTGGTTCCCAGGTCCAGTTTTGCGTGTGGTCTGGCGGGGGCTCTGGCCTCTAACCCCATAGACGTGGTCCGCACACGCATGATGAACCAGACATACGGAGCTGTCACCTACCAGGGAACACTGGACTGCTTACTTCAGGTAGGTAGGCACACCAGGGTTTCTGTTAGCTGGCTGGGGGGGGGGGAACCATTACATTACAAAACAAAGCTTTTAGTCTGGAAATATCAGTCGGTGGAAATACAGTTGAATGGTCATGCTtatcgcagcggtctaaggcactgcatctcagtgctagaggcatcactacagaccctggttcgatcccgggctgtctCACAACCGGCCGTGAACGGGAGTCccaatagggcggcacacaattggcccagtgtcgtccgggttagcccggcattgtaaataagaatcagGTTTGTGATGACTGTGCGTTCATTCACTGCTATGATTGATCTCCTGAAGAAGctatcccttttcctttctgtatCCCCAAATGTTTGGATATACAGGTAGAGTTACTAGGGTGTTAGCTGGCTAGCCAATGATGGAACCATTTGTTTACACTTCAGTCATGTTAACGGCCCGCAAATAATTTTATAAAGGCCCAAAACATGGTTTATGAATGGGAAATGTGATCTGCTATAGGAAGATAAAAATGTTGCTCCTGTAATATGGTTCAGATCATTTGACCTGGTGGGCTAGAAGCAAGCCATTTTTGCTGTAGTAATGGTGCAGCCTTTACGCTATCGACTCTGCACTCACTTTTTCTCTAGGGCACTCGAAACAAAGTGAAGCCTTATTACAACAGTTATTATCTGCGAGATTCTTTTTCCTATTCGCACCGTGTTCCAAATATTCCTGGATGAACAGCAACATATTTTGTTACATAGAGCTCTGGGTTTATTTCTATTTTCATTAGTTTATTATTTATTATGTGGCCTGTCTTGCCTAGCCAAAATTATTTTATAGACTTCCATATGCCATTAAACCCAGCCTATTACTCTCATGTTCTACTGGTTTTCAAATCAACTTTTAACTTTTATTTTGTCAAATAGCCGAACTTCattcctagtcatattagcaacccatgctagttgcatctttagatctcccatATTTCTAAAGATATTTTAATCTCTTTTACATGAAACCACTCGCATGTGTGGTGCGCTTTTGGCACCTGGGTTTCTCTGCTAATTGCATTATGGAACCAGCATTCGCGCGTAGCTTACTGCTTTGTGCGCATTGCTGTGCTTAAAtgattatttcttcacattatatcAAAATGTTAAGCTAATAgatctgatctgttgcatcagtcTCATTGCTtttgaatgtatttattatttggTGTAACCTAGGACTACTGGTTGTAAAGTTTGGGATCTATTGTCCataactgtcccagagtctgttttggaataggctatttatttctcgcacagaacaacatgctgaccaatagaataggggAACTTTTCTACTATGGgagatagtagattgacatagactagtgattttgctgttcgttactCTGCTAATATTGGTATTTCTCAAATGTCGGGTAAATAAAAATGCTGAAAGTCAATTTTCCTAACGGAAACCTTGATGAGGACACACCATATGAAccaggggtgtaatcattagtctaaACACCTGCAAAACATAAtgtattggacaaattcaggtaggtccctccccgttCTGTTTAAGAagcgttttgcaacagaattggcATTATGAATACAGCCCATAGATGCGGGGCAATGATTGGTACAGGGCTCTGTGTGTGTAACGTTTTGTCTCTTTAGACGTCGCGGTCTGAGGGCTTCATGGCACTCTACAAAGGCTTTTTCCCCAACTGGCTCCGTCTCGGCCCATGGAACATCATCGTATCCTTTCACCTACTCACAGAAGTGTGTTTATGTTTTCATTTGTGTATGTTTATCTACCACTGACGGTTTGCACCACAGTCGAGGTCAATTCCAGTTTAATATACATCTGTAGAGTTGGTCATGGAATTTCTTTATAGGAATGCAATTCCTAAATTGACCGGAATTTTGATGGAATTGATCCCAACCTTAGTTTGGACATTCCAATGGCGCCAGAGGGTGAATCTAATGCCAATTATGTAATGCAGTTGCACACACATTACAGCTGCTGTAATAGCAATCCAGTTTCACCTAGGGTAACAGGGATCTAGGAGCCAGAATGGTGGTGAGGAAGATGGAGGGTAAGGAacagggggaggaagaagggggtggggggagagaaacAAATGGGAAGGGTTTAAGTTTGGAGAGTGGCCAGGTCCCTTTGGTGCattaagagagagggaaagggaatgAAGATTTGAGGGAGAACAATAGGGGGAGAGAAATCTGTTCCCTGTGGCATGATGAGGCTGGTTTACAGTTGGTCTGTAGACAGATGTCTCAGTGACATCATGAACGAGTATAAACCCAAAATGATAGACTCTGCATGACCTCCAAATAGCCTACTTTTATTTTATTCATTATCCACCAACATTATTTACAAATAGTCACGGAATAAAAGTAAATTGTCATCTGAGAATTTTACAACTCATGCACCGTCTTATCACAGGTGGATTCGGTCTTGTTGCTGTAGCAGCCCAGTAACCACAACGGATGTTGCAACAGTCGCACAGACATTAACTTTTTTCATGTCTATGCAACAAGGAAACCGACGGTCTACAGACATTCCATCGGAGTATAAATTAAATGTTTTGAACAGCGACACTTACATTCTAATTAATTATCTACAGATATGGCATTAGAACAAGTATAAACCTTTAGGAGAGTGGGCCTATAAATTGGGCAGAGGTAGCAGCTATAACTAAACCTCAGCCATGTAATGTGATTATTAACCAGGGGATCACAGAAGGGACCTGTAACCAGGGGAGCTAGGAACGGGTAACCAGGGGATCACAGAAGGGAGCTAGGGACCTGTAACCAGGGGAGCTAGGAACGGGTAACCAGCGGATCACAGAAGGGAGCTAGGGACCTGTAACCAGGGGAACTAGGAACGGGTAACCAGCGGATCACAGAAGGGAGCTAGGAACCTGTAACCAGGAGAGCTAGGAACGGGTAACCAGCGGATCACAGAAGGGAGCTAGGGACCTGTAACCAGGGGAACTAGGAACGGGTAACCAGCGGATCACAGAAGGGAGCTAGGGACTTGTAACCAGGGGAGCTAGGAACGGGTAACCAGGGGTCACCGAGGTGAGCTAGGAACGGGAATGGAAGTCTACAGGGTGGAGTGGACGTGGTGTGTTTGGGATGTGTTATGTTCCTAGCAAAGCTCCTGCACAGAGAaggatgtttttattttttatttctcttTCTGTGCCTTGTCCTTAACTCCTCCTTAGTTCTTTGTTACCTACGAACAGCTGAAGAAGATGGAGGTCTGATGGAGAGAATTAAATGTAGCGCTGAAGAGGAAAGAACTCtgccagagaggggaaagaaTTGACCAAAAGACGGGTGGACGTATCCTGTCTAGCCTCCCACTTCTTGTCTGTGTGGTGTTGACCATGCCCCCTCAGACACATTTCTCCTTTCTGATTGGCTGCTTACGTAATGGAGCTCTGGTTGGTTGGGAAAGAGGAAGTGAAAGTTGCGGTCAATTGCACCATCAGAAAGCAAGGTGACGCGAAGACCATAATTTTGAAACTGGCCCTAAATTATGTATTTATTATCATGTTTTGAATCTGTCGAGCCTCAACCGCTGGTATCATATAAACACACAAGACATGGACAAATGTGGGTTGTGAGT from Oncorhynchus keta strain PuntledgeMale-10-30-2019 chromosome 23, Oket_V2, whole genome shotgun sequence includes the following:
- the LOC118401851 gene encoding kidney mitochondrial carrier protein 1-like isoform X1 — encoded protein: MSNFNWKPFVFGGLASVTAECGTFPIDLTKTRLQVQGQVGDSKYREIRYRGMLHAIGRICREEGISALYSGLAPAMLRQASYGTIKIGTYQSFKRLLVDRPEDETLLTNVLCGVLSGVISSSIANPTDVLKIRMQAQGSVIQGSMMGNFINIYQQEGTRGLWKVGVWTHTHTHTHTHTHTHNPPHSLLLSQGVSLTAQRAAIVVGVELPAYDLAKKHLILDCHMGDNIYTHFLSSFACGLAGALASNPIDVVRTRMMNQTYGAVTYQGTLDCLLQTSRSEGFMALYKGFFPNWLRLGPWNIIFFVTYEQLKKMEV
- the LOC118401851 gene encoding kidney mitochondrial carrier protein 1-like isoform X2, giving the protein MSNFNWKPFVFGGLASVTAECGTFPIDLTKTRLQVQGQVGDSKYREIRYRGMLHAIGRICREEGISALYSGLAPAMLRQASYGTIKIGTYQSFKRLLVDRPEDETLLTNVLCGVLSGVISSSIANPTDVLKIRMQAQGSVIQGSMMGNFINIYQQEGTRGLWKGVSLTAQRAAIVVGVELPAYDLAKKHLILDCHMGDNIYTHFLSSFACGLAGALASNPIDVVRTRMMNQTYGAVTYQGTLDCLLQTSRSEGFMALYKGFFPNWLRLGPWNIIFFVTYEQLKKMEV